One genomic segment of uncultured Desulfobacter sp. includes these proteins:
- a CDS encoding thioredoxin family protein, producing MEIKILGPGCAKCVKAEKLIKEVVEETGVDASVEKVTDMMQIASYGVFGTPSVIVDGEVKCTGKVPKKEDIIAWITK from the coding sequence ATGGAAATCAAAATATTGGGACCTGGATGTGCCAAATGTGTAAAAGCTGAAAAACTGATCAAGGAAGTGGTGGAAGAGACTGGGGTTGACGCCAGCGTGGAGAAAGTAACTGATATGATGCAAATTGCTTCCTACGGTGTCTTTGGAACCCCTTCCGTCATTGTGGACGGCGAGGTGAAATGTACCGGAAAAGTACCCAAAAAAGAAGATATCATAGCCTGGATTACCAAGTAG
- a CDS encoding DUF4405 domain-containing protein: protein MKIRRVVSLISALSFIMTIVTSVVLYIVPKGRAAYWANWHLWGLTMEQWGGIHINVGILFILSLGFHIYYNWKPMMTYLKDNARNLKIFTKEFNLALVIILVFIVGTYIQIPPFSSILKIRGGIRGAYTQKYGEPTYGQTERSSLKTFSKKIGRNIKSMGQPGPCRFRH, encoded by the coding sequence ATGAAAATTAGAAGGGTCGTATCGTTGATTTCTGCACTGTCCTTTATTATGACCATAGTAACCAGCGTTGTTCTCTACATTGTTCCCAAGGGCCGGGCTGCGTATTGGGCCAACTGGCACCTCTGGGGACTTACTATGGAGCAATGGGGCGGCATTCACATAAATGTAGGCATCCTTTTTATTCTCAGCCTGGGTTTTCATATCTACTATAACTGGAAACCCATGATGACCTATCTGAAGGATAACGCCCGAAATTTAAAAATCTTTACCAAAGAATTCAACCTTGCCTTGGTCATCATCCTGGTATTTATAGTGGGTACATATATCCAAATCCCGCCGTTTTCCTCTATTCTGAAAATAAGAGGTGGGATAAGGGGCGCTTATACTCAAAAATACGGAGAACCAACTTACGGCCAGACAGAACGATCTTCTTTGAAAACGTTTTCCAAAAAAATCGGGAGGAATATCAAGTCCATGGGGCAGCCTGGCCCTTGCCGCTTCAGGCATTAA
- a CDS encoding permease: MKNISNIRLVQKNESALMLNLFMGAAGVVLWWMIYRQLPGLSKWLTYSLLQIGKGSHLGESIEFFLYDTPKVMMLLFLVVFGVGVMRSFFTPEKTRAFLSGKSEFAGNIFAALLGIITPFCSCSAVPLFIGFVTAGVPLGVTFSFLIAAPMVNEIAVGLLYGLLGWKVAALYMGTGLFIAIAAGWVIGRLKLENHIEGWVTQANMAAAEIEEDKLTWNDRFIYGWDAVKEIIGRVWIYVILGIAVGAGIHGFVPEGMMASIMGKGTWWSVPLSVVIGVPMYSNAAGIIPVVEALLGKGAALGSVLAFMMSVIALSLPEMVILRKVLKPRLIAVFVCVVACGILFVGYLFNMVLYDGSDILFSNITTLYNKLLGLLSSF; this comes from the coding sequence ATGAAAAACATATCGAACATCCGTTTAGTTCAAAAGAACGAGTCTGCATTAATGCTGAATCTTTTCATGGGAGCCGCCGGCGTTGTTCTGTGGTGGATGATTTACCGGCAGCTGCCTGGATTATCCAAATGGCTGACATACAGCCTGCTGCAAATCGGCAAGGGTTCTCACCTGGGGGAATCAATCGAATTTTTTCTTTATGATACGCCGAAAGTTATGATGCTGCTTTTTCTGGTTGTCTTTGGCGTAGGCGTTATGCGCAGTTTTTTCACCCCGGAGAAGACCCGTGCCTTTCTTTCCGGGAAAAGTGAATTTGCAGGCAATATTTTTGCAGCCCTTCTGGGGATTATCACCCCGTTTTGTTCCTGTTCTGCCGTGCCGCTTTTCATCGGTTTTGTCACGGCAGGGGTGCCACTTGGGGTTACGTTCTCCTTTTTAATTGCGGCCCCCATGGTTAATGAAATTGCCGTGGGTCTTTTATACGGGCTTCTAGGCTGGAAAGTGGCTGCCCTGTACATGGGGACCGGACTTTTCATCGCCATTGCTGCCGGATGGGTTATCGGGCGTTTAAAGCTTGAAAACCACATTGAGGGCTGGGTGACCCAGGCCAATATGGCCGCGGCTGAAATAGAAGAGGATAAACTAACCTGGAATGACAGGTTTATTTACGGCTGGGATGCCGTTAAAGAGATTATCGGCCGGGTCTGGATCTATGTCATACTCGGCATTGCAGTGGGAGCAGGAATCCATGGATTTGTGCCTGAAGGTATGATGGCGTCTATTATGGGCAAAGGGACATGGTGGTCTGTGCCCCTGTCCGTGGTCATCGGAGTTCCCATGTATTCCAATGCTGCCGGCATAATTCCCGTAGTTGAAGCTCTTTTGGGCAAAGGGGCTGCACTGGGTTCTGTCCTGGCATTCATGATGAGTGTTATTGCGCTCTCTTTGCCGGAGATGGTGATTCTAAGAAAAGTGTTAAAACCCAGACTGATCGCTGTATTTGTCTGCGTTGTTGCCTGCGGCATTCTGTTTGTGGGCTACTTGTTTAACATGGTGCTTTACGATGGTTCCGACATTTTATTTTCCAATATTACAACTCTATATAATAAACTTTTGGGGTTGCTGAGCAGCTTTTAA
- a CDS encoding metalloregulator ArsR/SmtB family transcription factor — MKAFIKVMKALSDPNRVKMVKILQKRPLCVCEIQHLLGIAQSTTSKHLKILEDADLVKSFKDGLWVNYALSDGGDSPFAASMIGNLKHWLDSDKQIKELTKLLPDIDRYDTVGKASKN, encoded by the coding sequence ATGAAAGCATTTATCAAAGTCATGAAAGCATTATCCGATCCCAACAGGGTTAAAATGGTGAAAATTCTCCAGAAGCGTCCTTTATGTGTCTGCGAAATACAACATTTACTGGGGATTGCCCAGTCTACCACGAGCAAGCATTTAAAAATCCTTGAGGATGCGGATCTGGTCAAAAGCTTTAAGGATGGATTGTGGGTGAATTACGCTTTATCGGACGGCGGTGATTCCCCATTTGCCGCCAGCATGATCGGAAATCTGAAACACTGGCTGGATAGTGATAAGCAGATTAAAGAACTGACTAAGCTTCTCCCGGATATCGATCGGTATGATACTGTTGGTAAGGCGTCAAAAAATTAA
- the lgt gene encoding prolipoprotein diacylglyceryl transferase, which produces MTRAYFVWDMSPVIFSAGPVTIRWYGLFFAGAFAAGHILMTAIYKKESRPVQDLTSLMNHMVLGTIIGARLGHCLFYDPAYYLGHPVQILKIWEGGLASHGGAAGILAALLIYSHTKKDQGFLWLLDRIALPAAFGGALIRLGNFFNSEIIGRSTVMPWAVVFQRVDPLPRHPSQLYESLACLLVFIILGMTYRKDTARNTQGLISGLFLVLVFSSRIFLEFFKVPQAAYNTQVILNTGQWLSIPFILVGIGLIAEVWTDHKLGIFIKDKDVNKKQG; this is translated from the coding sequence GTGACCCGTGCTTATTTTGTCTGGGATATGTCCCCGGTTATTTTTTCGGCAGGCCCCGTTACAATCAGGTGGTACGGCTTGTTTTTCGCCGGAGCATTTGCCGCCGGCCATATTCTCATGACAGCTATTTATAAAAAGGAGAGCCGGCCGGTCCAGGATCTAACCTCTTTGATGAATCACATGGTATTGGGTACGATCATCGGTGCCCGGCTCGGCCACTGTCTGTTTTACGATCCGGCATACTACCTGGGGCATCCGGTTCAGATTTTAAAAATATGGGAAGGGGGGCTGGCCAGCCACGGTGGGGCCGCAGGCATTCTTGCAGCCCTCTTGATCTATTCACACACAAAAAAAGACCAGGGCTTTTTATGGCTGCTGGACCGAATTGCCCTGCCGGCTGCCTTTGGCGGTGCGTTGATCCGGTTGGGTAACTTTTTTAACTCGGAAATTATCGGCCGGTCAACGGTCATGCCATGGGCTGTGGTGTTTCAACGTGTTGATCCCCTGCCAAGGCATCCCAGTCAGTTGTACGAATCGCTGGCCTGTCTGCTGGTTTTTATTATTCTTGGGATGACCTACCGCAAAGATACGGCCCGGAATACCCAAGGGCTGATCTCAGGTCTATTTCTTGTTCTTGTTTTTTCCAGCCGGATTTTTTTGGAGTTTTTCAAGGTTCCCCAGGCCGCCTACAACACACAGGTGATTTTGAATACAGGGCAGTGGCTGAGCATTCCTTTTATTCTGGTCGGCATAGGTCTGATCGCAGAAGTCTGGACGGATCATAAGCTTGGCATATTTATAAAAGACAAAGACGTCAATAAAAAGCAGGGGTAA